Proteins encoded together in one Gadus chalcogrammus isolate NIFS_2021 chromosome 18, NIFS_Gcha_1.0, whole genome shotgun sequence window:
- the rhobtb1 gene encoding rho-related BTB domain-containing protein 1 produces MMDYERPNVETIKCVVVGDNAVGKTRLICARACNTTLTQYQLLATHVPTVWAIDQYRVCQEVLERSRDVVDEVSVSLRLWDTFGDHHKDRRFAYGRSDVVVLCFSIANPHSLHHVKTMWSMEIKHFCPRTPVILVGCQLDLRYADLEAVNRARRPMARPIKQGDILPPESGREVAKELGIPYYETSVFDQFGIKDIFDNAIRAALISRRHLQFWKSHLRKVQKPLLQAPFLPPKAPPPLIKIPEVVPRSRSRGARLLLDSPLCADVLFVLQDHTQLFAHKIYLSTSSSKFYDLFQMDFSDESQCLVVTERHGRDHLMRTLSLDTEEEVAVLPNLSPCSLRASKSDGTLRMMSFSGKHRRTKLSLASWSKAFYSIHKENIPNPVTDTLAPMTVVKMDYSIQLGPFSAVLRFLYTGELDEKERDLMKIAQIAEVLEVFDLRMMVENIMNKEAFMNQEITKAFHVRKANRIKECLTKNTFTDVTFRLDDGTISAHKPLLIASCDWMAVLFGGSFMESCNNEVVFPNTSRVCMQSVLEYLYTDSLSPGPELDPMELTALANRLCLPRLTALTEQYTVTELSRAARAGQDVDGDVLTYLELAQFHNASQLAVWCLHHICTHYNSVCANYRKEIKSKSQENQRYFERHRWPPVWYLKEEDHYRRARKEREKEDLVANKHQHRRRWCFWSTSPTVA; encoded by the exons ATGATGGACTACGAGCGACCCAACGTGGAGACCATcaagtgtgtggtggtgggggacaaCGCCGTGGGGAAGACCCGGCTCATCTGTGCCCGGGCCTGCAACACCACCCTCACCCAGTACCAGCTGCTGGCCACACACGTCCCCACCGTCTGGGCCATCGACCAGTACCGCGTCTGCCAGGAG GTCCTGGAGCGATCCAGAGATGTGGTGGACGAGGTCAGTGTGTCTCTACGGCTGTGGGACACATTTGGAGATCACCACAAAGACAGGCGCTTTGCTTACGGCCG GTCAGATGTGGTGGTGCTCTGCTTCTCCATAGCCAACCCTCACTCTCTGCACCACGTGAAGACCATGTGGTCCATGGAGATAAAGCACTTCTGCCCGCGGACCCCCGTCATCCTGGTGGGCTGCCAGCTGGACCTGCGATACGCTGACCTAGAGGCTGTGAACCGGGCCAGAAGACCAATGGCCAG GCCTATAAAACAGGGAGACATCTTGCCACCGGAAAGCGGCCGAGAGGTGGCCAAGGAGCTGGGGATCCCCTACTATGAGACCAGCGTCTTCGACCAGTTTGGCATCAAGGACATCTTTGACAACGCCATACGAGCCGCTCTCATCTCACGGCGCCACCTGCAGTTCTGGAAGTCTCACCTGCGCAAG GTCCAGAAGCCCCTCCTCCAGGCGCCCTTCCTCCCCCCAAAAGCCCCTCCCCCGCTCATCAAGATCCCGGAGGTGGTCCCCAGGAGCCGGTCTCGGGGGGCCCGCCTCCTGCTGGACAGCCCGCTGTGTGCCGACGTCCTGTTTGTCCTGCAAGACCACACTCAGCTCTTTGCCCACAAGATCTACCTGTCCACGTCCTCGTCCAAGTTCTATGATCTCTTTCAG ATGGACTTCTCGGACGAGTCCCAGTGTCTGGTGGTCACAGAGAGACACGGCAGGGACCATCTCATGAGGACGCTCAGTTTggacacggaggaggaggtggctgtGCTGCCGAACCTGTCCCCCTGCTCACTGAGGGCTTCCAAG AGCGACGGCACCTTGCGGATGATGAGTTTCAGCGGGAAACACCGGCGCACCAAGCTGTCCCTGGCCTCATGGAGCAAGGCTTTCTACAGCATCCACAAGGAGAACATACCAAACCCTGTCACAGACACCCTGGCCCCCATGACCGTGGTCAAGATGGACTATTCCATTCAGCTTGGCCCCTTCAGTGCAGTGCTGAG GTTTCTGTACACGGGGGAGCTGgacgagaaagagagggaccTGATGAAGATAGCCCAGATCGCGGAGGTCCTGGAGGTGTTTGACCTGAGGATGATGGTTGAGAACATCATGAACAAAGAGGCCTTCATGAACCAAGAGATCACCAAGGCGTTCCATGTCCGCAAGGCCAACCGCATCAAGGAGTGCCTGaccaagaacacattcacaG ATGTCACGTTTCGATTGGATGACGGCACCATCAGTGCCCATAAGCCCTTGCTGATCGCAAGCTGTGATTGGATGGCTGTTTTATTCGGAGGGTCCTTCATGGAAAGCTGCAACAATGAG GTGGTGTTCCCGAACACCAGCCGCGTGTGCATGCAGTCGGTGCTGGAGTACCTGTACACAGACAGCCTGTCCCCCGGACCAGAGCTGGACCCCATGGAGCTGACTGCTCTGGCCAACAGACTGTGCCTGCCTCGACTCACGGCACTCACAG AACAATACACCGTCACTGAGCTGAgcagagctgccagagcaggaCAGGATGTTGATGGAGATGTGCTCACCTATCTTGAGCTGGCTCAG TTTCACAATGCAAGCCAACTTGCAGTCTGGTGTTTACACCACATATGTACCCATTACAACAGCGTGTGCGCAAACTACCGCAAAGAGATCAAGTCCAAGTCTCAAG AGAACCAGCGGTACTTTGAGCGGCACCGCTGGCCACCCGTGTGGTACCTGAAAGAGGAGGATCACTACCGGCGCGCCAggaaggagcgggagaaggaggatCTGGTGGCCAACAAGCACCAGCACCGCCGCCGATGGTGCTTCTGGAGTACCTCGCCCACTGTGGCCTAA